The DNA region ATGCACATGATCGTGGAGAACGTCCGGCTCGAGGAATTGTGGTGCGAGGAGGCACCCTTCTACACGCTGGGCCCCCTCGCGACGGACATCGCGCCGGGCTACGACCACATCACCTCCGCGATCGGTGCAGCCCGCATCGCCGAGGCCGGCACGGCGATGCTCTGTTACGTCACCCCCAAGGAGCACCTGGGCCTGCCCGACCGGGACGACGTGAAGACCGGCGTGATCACGTACAAGATCGCCGCGCACTCGGCGGACCTGGCCAAGGGACATCCGGGCGCGCAGGCCCGCGACGACGCCCTGAGCACCGCGCGGTTCGAGTTCCGCTGGCGGGACCAGTTCGCCCTGGCCCTCGATCCCGACACCGCCCTGGCGTATCACGACGCGACGCTGCCGGCGGAGCCGGCGAAGACCGCACACTTCTGCTCCATGTGCGGTCCGAAGTTCTGCTCGATGCGCATCTCCCAGGACATCCGCGACTACGCCGCCGAACACGGGATGGAGACGGTGGAGGCGATCGAGGCGGGGATGGCCGAGAAGTCGGCCGAGTTCACCGACCGTGGCGGGCGCGTCTACCTGCCGATCACCGGTCGATAGCCGCTCCGGTCCGGCGAGTCACCCGGCAGGTCGCACGGGTGGAGCGACGGGTCGACCTCGTCGTCGTCACCGACCGCGCCGCCACCCACCAGTCCCCCGACGCGCGAGCCCCGGTGCGACGTCGGATCGGGGCCGGACTCAGGCGTCCCGGCGCAGTGTCATCAGCGCCCCGGCGACCCACAGGGCCACGCAGACGGCGGCGAACCACGCGAACGCCGGCCACTCACCCCACGTGATGTAACCGCGCACGGTCTCGCCCTGGGTCCAGAAGTCACCGTTGGAGAACGGCATCCACGCGGCGAGATCCTCGCCGACCCGCGGGATCAGCGAGATCATGCCCTCGAGCGCCAGTGTCCACACCAGGAACAGCGAGATCGTGCCGGCGGCGTTGCGCATGATGTACGCCAACCCCATCACCGCGAGCGTGCCCAGCGCGGCGTAGACGGGGAAGCGCCACAGGTACTTCAGGCCATCGCCGGAGAACGGGGTCCAGCCCTCGTTGCCGGAGAGCGCCCCGGCCACGAGCAGCGCCAGGATCACCCCGACGGCCGTGACGACCACGGACAGCGCCATGAACAGGACGGTCTTGGCGACGATCGCCGGCCAGCGCGACGGCGTGGTCAGGAACGTGGCCTTGATCGTGTGATAGCGGTACTCGCCGGTCACGCCGACGATCGCGGCGATCCACGCCAGCAGGACGGTGAACGCGCTGACCCCGAGGATCGGGAACAGCGGGTCGCTGCCGCCGCCGGGCGCCCCGGCCATCGGCTCCCCGGTGGCGGACTGCTCGAACTGGCCGATGACCACCGCGAGCACCACGGCCAGGCCGATTCCGATCGCGTACAGCCAGTACGCGCTCTTGGTGGTGGTGACCTTGATCCACTCGGACTTCAGCTGGTTCATCGGGTGGACTCCTGACCGTGGTACTCGACATCCTGGTCCGTGAGGGCCATGAAGGCCTCCTCCAGCGACGCCCGCTTCTCGTGCAGTTCGTGGACGGTGATCCCCAGGCTCGCGGCGAGGTCGCCGACCTGCGGGGCGCCGAGGTTGTCGATGAGGAAGACGCCCTGCTCGGCGTCGAACGTGGCCTCGATGCCCTCGTCGCGCGCGGCGGCGGTGAACTCGTCGACGTGCGGGGTGCGCAGGATCACCGAGGACTTGGCGGCGGAGAGGAACTCCTCGACCGAGGTCTGGGCGCGCAGCTTGCCGCGCCCGATCACGACGAGATC from Dietzia sp. B32 includes:
- a CDS encoding ABC transporter permease, coding for MNQLKSEWIKVTTTKSAYWLYAIGIGLAVVLAVVIGQFEQSATGEPMAGAPGGGSDPLFPILGVSAFTVLLAWIAAIVGVTGEYRYHTIKATFLTTPSRWPAIVAKTVLFMALSVVVTAVGVILALLVAGALSGNEGWTPFSGDGLKYLWRFPVYAALGTLAVMGLAYIMRNAAGTISLFLVWTLALEGMISLIPRVGEDLAAWMPFSNGDFWTQGETVRGYITWGEWPAFAWFAAVCVALWVAGALMTLRRDA